A DNA window from Leptotrichia sp. oral taxon 215 str. W9775 contains the following coding sequences:
- the rpoD gene encoding RNA polymerase sigma factor RpoD, whose product MSEKNENLRSNLANFIKKAKEDKIVSYEEINSILSDDFSVEKTEKLIKKLIDVGVQIVDTLKDKQDLIESAELLEEMENGEIDVSEMDIDDEFVESEIDESEVDKLLQTDLLKMAESMDVDEPIKMYLREIGQIPLLSYDEEIEYAQRVLKGDEEAKQKLIESNLRLVVSIAKKHTNRGLKMLDLIQEGNMGLMKAVEKFEYEKGFKFSTYATWWIRQAITRAIADQGRTIRIPVHMIETINKIKKESRIILQETGKEPTAEELAKKLEIPVDKVKNILEMNQDPISLETPVGSEEDSELGDFVEDDKFANPYDATTRVLLKEQLDEVLKTLNEREEMVLRYRYGLDDGSQKTLEEVGKIFNVTRERIRQIEVKALRKLRHPSRRKKLEDYRS is encoded by the coding sequence ATGTCTGAGAAAAATGAAAACCTAAGAAGCAATCTTGCTAATTTTATAAAAAAAGCTAAAGAAGATAAAATTGTCAGCTACGAAGAAATTAATTCAATTCTATCAGATGATTTTTCTGTTGAAAAAACAGAAAAATTAATAAAAAAATTGATAGATGTCGGAGTTCAAATAGTAGATACATTAAAAGATAAGCAGGATTTAATAGAAAGTGCAGAACTGCTTGAAGAAATGGAAAATGGAGAAATCGATGTCTCTGAAATGGATATTGATGATGAATTTGTTGAAAGTGAAATAGATGAATCAGAAGTAGATAAACTTCTTCAGACAGATTTGTTAAAAATGGCAGAAAGCATGGATGTAGATGAACCTATTAAAATGTATTTGAGGGAAATAGGTCAGATACCTCTGCTTAGTTATGATGAAGAAATAGAGTATGCACAGAGGGTTCTTAAAGGTGACGAGGAAGCAAAACAGAAACTGATAGAGTCAAATTTAAGGCTGGTAGTAAGTATAGCCAAGAAACATACAAATAGAGGGTTGAAAATGCTGGATTTAATTCAGGAAGGTAATATGGGATTAATGAAAGCTGTGGAAAAATTTGAATATGAAAAAGGATTTAAATTTTCTACGTATGCCACATGGTGGATAAGACAGGCTATAACACGTGCAATAGCCGATCAGGGAAGAACTATAAGAATACCGGTACACATGATAGAAACTATAAATAAGATAAAGAAAGAAAGCAGAATCATACTTCAGGAAACAGGTAAGGAACCTACTGCCGAAGAGTTGGCAAAAAAACTTGAAATACCAGTGGATAAAGTGAAAAATATACTGGAAATGAACCAGGATCCCATTTCACTGGAAACTCCTGTTGGAAGTGAAGAAGATAGTGAACTTGGAGATTTTGTTGAAGATGACAAGTTTGCAAATCCTTATGATGCTACAACAAGAGTACTGCTGAAGGAACAGCTTGATGAAGTGTTGAAGACTCTTAATGAAAGAGAAGAAATGGTTCTGAGGTATAGATATGGTCTTGATGACGGTTCACAAAAAACACTTGAAGAAGTTGGAAAAATTTTCAATGTAACAAGGGAACGTATCAGACAGATAGAAGTTAAAGCGTTGAGAAAATTAAGACATCCAAGCAGAAGAAAAAAATTGGAAGACTACAGGAGCTAA